Within the Salvia hispanica cultivar TCC Black 2014 chromosome 4, UniMelb_Shisp_WGS_1.0, whole genome shotgun sequence genome, the region TGTGAGCCTCCTCAAACCGCTCCCATCCAACCTCACCGCGTACAACTCCCCATACGGCTGGAACTGATTCGGTTGCGCCACCGCCTCCGCCGTCACTCCGCCCAGATTCGCCGCGAACGCCACCCACTCTCCGTCACCGCTGAAGCACACGTGATTCAATCTCTCCCTCTCCTCATCCATTCCCGCCACCTTCACTCTTCTCACTCCACTTCCATCCGCCTCCATCACATAGATCCCAAACGCCTCCGCATTTTCCGGATTGTGTCGATTCGACGAGAACGCGATCCGCTTCCCGTCCGGCGACCAGCTCGGCATCGTGTCGATCCACTCCCCCTCCGTCAGCCGCCGTATTCCGCCTTCGAATTCGCCGATCTCCGCGTCGACGATGTATAGGTTTTTCTGCCCTGATCTCCCCGATCGGAACACCACGAGCTTCCCGTCGGGGGAGATCGACGGGAAGGCGTTGTTTCCGGTGTCAGATCTGGTGAGGATTTTGATTTCCGATTGGATCTCGTCGCAATTAGGTTTTAGACCCGCAGGATCGAATGTCACTCGAGCGATCTGCACCGGTGCTTTCGCGGATTCGAAAATCGGACCAGTTGATGTGAAGATGACGTTGCTATGAGCAGGACTCCATGAATTGTAGAAGCTAATTCGATTTCTGAACAATGTCCACATTTTCGATCCGTCGGATTTCACGATTTTGAGGCCGGAGTTGTGATCGAAATCGACGTTCATCGCGATTAGGTCGCCGGAAGGGGATAACGCTGGAAACGAACCGACGAGTCTGATCATGTTAAGCCCCTTCACTGGACTGTTCACCCGTTCGAGATAAGGAATTGCATTTCCGCTGGAGCGGTGATATCCGAGAAAAGTTGCTCCCGGAGAAACAAAAGGATTGTAATGGTGGATATTAGGGTTGAGCAGCTCCGTCACCGGGATGAATTTCCGAGACTCAGTGTCGAAAATCTCGATATGGCGGTGACTCCGGCCCTTCCGCCTCGTCGCCACAGCGATTTTCTTCACGCCGGGAATTGCCGCCGGCGTGAAGCAGTGGACTCCCGGCGGAGTAACGCGAACCGGCGGCGATGATGCCAAAAAATCGTTTGACAAATCGGCTCTAAATATGCTCCACCAGCCATCGTCAGATTGCCGGTGGAAATACAGGGTGGATTCACTCCACCAACTCGGCCAGCCGCCGCGTTGGCATAGAACAACGCGGCTAGTGGGATCGGATTCCGGGAAAACAACGATGTCGGTGACAAGCTCGTGGAACTCGCCGCCCCAAGCCTTCCGGCCGTAGGAAGCGACGGCAATGATATTCCCTGACGGGGAGATTGCGGGGCTGTAATCGACGGTGCCATAAGGTGTAAGCCGCGTGGTCGTCCTGTCGTTGTCTAGCGTTGTGGAGTAGAGAGCCGACCAGCTCGTGAAGGGCTTCTCGGGCTGTTCGTGAGCGGAGATGAAGTAGAGGCGGCGGTTCTTGATGAGGGGGCGGTCGTGGAAGAGACTTTCCAGCGGGGAATGGAGGCGTTCGGGATGGGGATGTTCGGCGCGGTTTAGGAAAATGCGGGGCGAACCGGTCCGGTCGGAGATGTAAACGAGAGTTTTTTGGTCGTCGACGAAGTGGCCGTTGAAGTTGATGGATAGGGAGTCGGTAAGGCGGTGCTCCGACCGAGGGCGATCGTCGTTGAGGTCGATGGCGAATATGTCAAAGGAATAAAAGGCTCTGCCTACGGTGTTGAAGAGTATCGTACCGGTTGGATCCATATTTGCCAAAATACTGCAATACTAAGTTGATCAAATGCTGGTCGGGGGAATGTCAATTTGATTTCAGTTACAACATGAATATATGAACGTCGTGAGCGTGGTGAGCAAGAATGGATAGCGGAAAGCAAGTCTTGCTTTAGTAAGATAGTTGGACTTGTCTACCGGTAGATGCCAACCTTATTAGTCAATATTATCGTCTCTCCTAAATTTGTCCTATTATACTATACAAACAAGATAATTATTGTGTTATTGAGTTGAACGGAAAATAAGGAATAAGATATGCTGAAATTATGGTTGAGCGGTACGAGATTCGTCAATCCTTAATTAAATTGTCAGGATCCATCCTTGCCTTTAGGTATAGAGTGGCCTTAAATCCTTAGATCATCTGTCTCATCCAAGATAGCACGAGGAATAGTCATTGGGTCCGCCAATGGATACTatctaccaaaaaaaaagaccaTATATTGTTAAGACAAAATTGCAGGGGTATGAAATGGATAATTTATACTCCGTACGTCTCTTTCTGCTTTCTGGAGATTCGTGTTTTCGGGCAAGATAATGATTAATGCACAACAATTAGCCTGTTTGATAGTTACTCTATCTTCTAAATGAGCCAGTGAAAGAACATTGATGGAATAGGCAGAGTGAAGCCGCTTTATAATCAGACAATAAGCGGTCAACACCAAAGCGATGTATAGATACTCTACTTAGCCATCAAGACGCGGTTTTCAGGAGAAATGGTGATGGGGACATACTTCACAAGCTCGCATTTTAGACCTTGCTCCTTCACCCACATAAGTCTTGCAGCATCGATGATATCCTTGCACATGTAGCCCAGCACTGCGCGATCAATTGCCTGCATATTTTTCACTATATCCTCGACtttgcatgattttgagtCGAGCAAGAAATCTTTCTTTTCAGTCCTGAACATGATAAACAGAAAAATTGCATCAGGAGAAGCCACATCATGCATTATACCTAAAACAGATGAAAAATGGTAAGGCCATTACATGATCTCAAGTTGAGTAGAGAAATCTATGACAGCAAAATCCGAGCCATGATCTGCATCCACAGCCCAGCTGGTAAACCATGTAATCGCATGAAAATCATCCTTGGTGAAGCCCATATCTGATATGTATTTCTTACCTGCATGAGTAAATCGCTcagaaattttatttgtttacagaaaaaataaattcttagGTTTGGTGATTACTGATGTAGCTTTTCCACTGGCAAAGATGATGGCAACATGTAGCAATAGCTACACCTCTTAGGTAACTTGCTTGGGACTCAAAAGCTCCGTTTTCTTCTGAATGTTGGCGAATGCAACATCTTAAGGTCATATCTGGAACAGAGTTGTGTGCATGTTAATACGTTATAAACAAATCTTTGTTGCAATAAGACAGTTGCCGGATTTTCAATTACCTGTTGCAGGCCCACAAAGATGTTTGCCGATTGCAATGTAGCCAACTCCTTTTAATGATTCTACGCCATTCAAATCTAGATCCTCAACTGCAAGTAAAGATGTTAAGAAGATTGAATTGAgtttaaacaaagaaaaaacaactaaatctTGGCAGCGGAATCATAAACTGTGATATTCTTGGCCGCATATACGTTTCTTAGAATTAACAGAAATCTGTAGAGCATAAGCGTGTACTAGTCCCGACTTCTTGTATTTCAGATAAAAAGGCATATGTGCCTACCACACTCCTCAGGGAACATTATTCTACATCTTAATCAAAGTACTTCACGTCTATCCAACATAATGTTTATCGCACAAAGATGATATAAGTAACAGGAAAAGCATTGTCCACACCAACGAATAAATAAGCCACTTTTACTTCACATTAAGGTACGTCTCGGTCAATTCTGAGCTGGATTGAAATTTTCATGCTTAACAATTTCAGAGAGTGTGTCATAAAAAGTGGTTTGTTTACCAAAAAATAAGAGCTAGTGGTAAATCCTTAACCCGCTAATGATTAAACCAAACAAGCTATCAACCACAGGCTTCAGTAGTAAACTAATTTCTTCACCATATGATGATGATCTTGTTGTCAAGACAGCTAAtaaatttagagaaaaaagacTGTATTCTACATAATCAAGAGAATTGGCGGCAAAAATTATCTTCAGGTCAAAATCTATAGAATGAATTTAAGCAGAAAGCTCCTAAACTACAAGCCAATTTGTTGCCCACACACCATAATAAAGAACCAAAGCATTAGGAAGAAGATTTGGAGAACATACTGTCGATTCTCAACCTCTCTAACACTAAACTCTCTTTCTGTCGCAAACTCCGATCAGCCTGCGGAGTAGGCAAGGATGTAAACAAATTAGAACCATGATATACCACTGAAGCATAAAGATATCTTCACACATTCACACCTAAATTGATGATTTCTGAGGCAAAGTAAGAGTCTGTTCCAACAAAGTAAGAACAAAAATGGTTTAGAAAGACACTAACTTTCAACTTATACGACTTCCGTTCCACCAACAACACCTTCTTGATCCCATAACAATCCGCTAGAACTTGTGTCAAATACCCCCTTCCGGCACCAAACTCGACCACAGCAGGAACATCACTATCCCTCTCCCTCTCAAACTCTTTCTTACAATCCTTCTCCTCATTTATTTCACCAGAAATCAAGCAAGTCTCCTTCAACACcccaaaattttctaaattccCAAGAATTGATGCCTGTTGCAGCACATGTTTCTCCTTATAAGGGAGTTTCCTGAAACCAATAAATACTTGATGAATAAAACTCAACTAAAACTGCTTATTTACACACAAAAAGATATATAAAGATGAAAGGGTTATTTATACTTTATAGCCTAAACTTTCAgcaaatttcaatttgtagtttcaacttcaattcgTTTTTTTATATGTCCTAAACTTTGAGAAAATGTTGAAATATAGTAGCATGGTTTGCATCAGCAACAACAATGTCAAGTTTGCCATCAACTTTGGCATTTTAGAGCAAGTTGATGTCTGAGCTTTCTTCGCTCTTTTCTCATGAAGTCATACAATTTGATGCCAAAGTCTTCAGCTTGATATGACAAAGCACAAATATTATTGGCTGCAAACTTGACACTTAACACTGCTGTTGCTGCTAATTTCAAACAGGCCCTAATTCATgacatacaaaaaataaatctacAAACAGAAATTGGGTGAAAATTCATGTTATAAATGAAAAGATTGGCAGTACTACTTGTCAACTTCTCTGTTAGTCCAAATGCTACAAGCTTCAGGAATCCTGTAGGAATCAGGAATGGTGCTGCATACTGATGCATGTACGGACTTGATTTTAGCaatcaaatccaaaaaataggGCACAGCCATTGAATAGACGGCATTCCTTTTCATCTCCGATGTGAAACTCGAATCAGATTTCGATTTCTCTTCATCATCGTCTGATCCGGCATTAATCCCCTTTTGATAGAAGGGTTGGCGAGAGAGGGATTGCGTTTGTGTCAGCAACGGGCATCGGTTTAAGTGAGTCTCGAGATTTTCCTCAAGCACGGAGCTAGCAAAGACACCGCAAAAATGATTGGAAATAATAGGTTAAGAGTAGCAAAATTAGAAGAGTTGAGAAAGGGATTATTACTGAGAAGGATCGATTGGGCATGGAATCCACTGAGCGTCGGATCTCTGCGTGTGGTTGCCGCAGAATCTGGAGAATTGAAATTAGGAATTCATCAGCATTGCATATTCAAGTTGGGGATAAAGGAGTGGATTGTGCGAGACAGAGACAGAAACAGAGACAGAAAGAGGGGTTACGGAGAATCGAGGAGAGGGGAATTAGCACAAAATCTCCTCTTCTTGGGGAGCCAGAATTTGCAATGTGTTGCCATTTTCTTCTCCCTATGCTTTTGCTAAAACCCTACTGATTTAACAGTTTTAAGTCACAGATGGAcgttttttattatactccccctccatccaaaaaatttaacttttaaaacGACGTTTATGAAAAGTGAGTTACTGGAAATATTTCTAATCTAATTAGAGAgcaagaaattttttaaaatataaaattctttttaagaacacagattaaaaaaaagaaaaagaaaaagagttcTATTTTTAAGTGACTGATGGATGGAGTCGAATTTATTGATTCTGCTGCTATTGAATTGCTCCATTATCACATTGGTGTAGCTGATTAAATTTATTCCATATTATTAAGTTTGACATAATGGTAGAGCTACTTAGCCCATTTGCATTATCCGTCGCATAGTCCGCTCCATTGCAGGGTTAAAGACGATAGTCCGGACTATGTacacatttttccttttttttaatttttaattttttcttctatatatatcaccaattttttttacttcatttcacacttttcactccactctcttccccatctcaatttctctctaaatttaataatgaattccgacgattttcatatttgcaagcataaaatataaaaaataaaaaataaatactgatAATAAGATATACCTTTAATTTGtagtgtttttatatttttattcttgctaattgatatatttgcaaacataaaatttaggattaatgaatttttatagtgtttaaatattcaaataataaataaaatgcttagggcgggTTATAGTCCACCCCATTGCAGGTGGAAGGggcggaggataaaatgctgatgtggcggtGCATAGAGCGGGACATAGGGCGTCgtatagtccgccccattcAAAAATTGGCTACCGATTTTGGATTTCTGGCAATTCAAGAGTTGGAATCAATTGTTTAAGAACGAGTTAGTGTAGGAACGGAAAAACTGaattttgcttcaattttcttagttcaaaaaattcaataattaaatcaatcatgttttaattaaaagaaaactagtttcttctttaatttgtAAGAAGAAATTAGTTAATCCgtgaaaataatatagttttataagattaaatttgaatcaagTGAGCTAATGAAATGTTTGATCAACTTAGCATTTatgttaaaagtgaaataagactcttattgtgggacagaccgaaatgacaaaatgtgactcttattgtgaaatggaagtagtataaattttggaaaatattttaaaaacaactATTGTAGTAGatgtacaaaaatattttcaatatcttTACATAGTAAGGAATCATTCGGTATATGGACAGAAACGGAGTTTATTCTGGTCAAATTCGTGTGTTCGGTGTGTCTTAATTACTTCTTCAAGGCCTGAACAAATGCCACATCCCGCACTGTTGCAATCATAAATGTCCAGTTTCTTCACATGGGAACTACATGGTAGCAGAATTCCGCATCGGGACCGACATCAAGAAAGGAGGTCTGTATTTCCCAAAATACCCCTCTCATTTTTTAAACCCTCCCCCCTCCTTCAGCAATCATTTTCCCCCACCAAAATTGAAGCTCGCTGAACCCTAGACAACGAGGAAGATGGCACACACATTGCTCTCAGTTCCAATCCTCGAAAATCCAGTTATTGCTGACAACAGGTCTCTCGTTGGGTCGTTGGAACAAAATTAACGCGTAACAACAGTCGTATCGAAGGTAAAACAACGATccctaattttttcaatcctTTTGTGCTCAACGCCCAAATTTGGTGTCGACGACTACTCACAGTATTAACCTCCATATTCACCGTGTCAATTGGTTATTTTCAGTGTCACTGGAAAACCTAGACAGAAAAATCTCCCGCATAACAGAATCAGGGTTAAGGGTAAAGGTCGGTTttgcaaattttaaattgttgttgacatggtcTCTAATTTGAATGTGGTTTTACTAATTCATTAACCGATCTCGAGTTTATCTGCCTAGACTCATCGATAGTGCGAAATTGTGGAAATTCCAAACACAAACAGCTTCCCATCTGTGATTGCAAAATTTCTGTGAGTAATTTGATCGACTTGGTTCGCATTAGATGCATTTATATTGTTGCAAGCTCATACTTGTGTTATATGTTCATATGTATTTGGTCCATGTCGGAGTAGTCCTATTTTATGTGCGATAACCATGCCAAATATTGAGTCCTAAATCTGCAGCTACACCGACAAAGGTTATCTTATACAATAAATAGAAAACACATGATGATTCAGTCTATTTGATGTCTTAGTGGTGGTTTTTGTTCATGTATGAGGTTTGATAGTGATTGATTACCTGTGAACTTATGATGCCAAATATGTACTACATTTGTATGAAGTCTTTAGGCCACCACAGGGATGAGAAATCCTGCTGCCAATTACCACCTAATACACATGATGCTCGAAGACATCATGTATTTATACCGGGTTGAAAGCATAATTCTCGTACATCGTTACATCAGAGCCCAAACAAAACGTGCTAGGCGAAGGATCGTTGAACATGCGAGGCAGTACATCGTACTCTCTAACATCCTGGATCAACTAAAGTACTTGGACAGACTCCTTCATGTCACCCATGCAGACTGCTGGCATAACTT harbors:
- the LOC125221662 gene encoding uncharacterized protein LOC125221662, translating into MDPTGTILFNTVGRAFYSFDIFAIDLNDDRPRSEHRLTDSLSINFNGHFVDDQKTLVYISDRTGSPRIFLNRAEHPHPERLHSPLESLFHDRPLIKNRRLYFISAHEQPEKPFTSWSALYSTTLDNDRTTTRLTPYGTVDYSPAISPSGNIIAVASYGRKAWGGEFHELVTDIVVFPESDPTSRVVLCQRGGWPSWWSESTLYFHRQSDDGWWSIFRADLSNDFLASSPPVRVTPPGVHCFTPAAIPGVKKIAVATRRKGRSHRHIEIFDTESRKFIPVTELLNPNIHHYNPFVSPGATFLGYHRSSGNAIPYLERVNSPVKGLNMIRLVGSFPALSPSGDLIAMNVDFDHNSGLKIVKSDGSKMWTLFRNRISFYNSWSPAHSNVIFTSTGPIFESAKAPVQIARVTFDPAGLKPNCDEIQSEIKILTRSDTGNNAFPSISPDGKLVVFRSGRSGQKNLYIVDAEIGEFEGGIRRLTEGEWIDTMPSWSPDGKRIAFSSNRHNPENAEAFGIYVMEADGSGVRRVKVAGMDEERERLNHVCFSGDGEWVAFAANLGGVTAEAVAQPNQFQPYGELYAVRLDGSGLRRLTFNGFEDGTPMWAPKVFENLHFKFNEGHGLKCEIDDPLWIKSDF
- the LOC125221663 gene encoding tRNA:m(4)X modification enzyme TRM13 homolog gives rise to the protein MATHCKFWLPKKRRFCANSPLLDSPFCGNHTQRSDAQWIPCPIDPSHSVLEENLETHLNRCPLLTQTQSLSRQPFYQKGINAGSDDDEEKSKSDSSFTSEMKRNAVYSMAVPYFLDLIAKIKSVHASVCSTIPDSYRIPEACSIWTNREVDKKLPYKEKHVLQQASILGNLENFGVLKETCLISGEINEEKDCKKEFERERDSDVPAVVEFGAGRGYLTQVLADCYGIKKVLLVERKSYKLKADRSLRQKESLVLERLRIDIEDLDLNGVESLKGVGYIAIGKHLCGPATDMTLRCCIRQHSEENGAFESQASYLRGVAIATCCHHLCQWKSYISKKYISDMGFTKDDFHAITWFTSWAVDADHGSDFAVIDFSTQLEIMTEKKDFLLDSKSCKVEDIVKNMQAIDRAVLGYMCKDIIDAARLMWVKEQGLKCELVKYVPITISPENRVLMAK